The genomic window ACAGTTGCAGGAACTCTGTCTATCACTCCACCATCTACCAAAACCATATCTTTATATCTAACTGGAACAAAAACTCCAGGAATAGATATACTAGCTCTAACGGCTTTATATATTGGTCCCTCAGTAAATATATAACTATCCGCAGTTTTTAAATCAGTAGCTACAACAGCTAATCCTTTTTCTAAGTCTTCTATGTTTCTACTTCTTGTTAATAATCTAATCATCTCTTCAACCTTTTCACCTTTTATAAAACCGCGTCTAGGAACAGTTAAATCTACCCAAATTTTTCTATCAAGTTGAACTGCTATTTTTTCAATTGTATATGGGTCGATACCACAGCAAAAAACACTACCTATAAGTGCTCCTGCACTACTTCCTGCCACATAGTCAACTTCTATATTATTTTCAGTTAATGCTTTTAAAACGCCTATATGTGCTAGTCCTCTTGCCGCACCAGAACCTAATGCTAATCCAATTTTAGGTTTCTTTTTCATTTAA from Caldisalinibacter kiritimatiensis includes these protein-coding regions:
- a CDS encoding patatin-like phospholipase family protein — its product is MKKKPKIGLALGSGAARGLAHIGVLKALTENNIEVDYVAGSSAGALIGSVFCCGIDPYTIEKIAVQLDRKIWVDLTVPRRGFIKGEKVEEMIRLLTRSRNIEDLEKGLAVVATDLKTADSYIFTEGPIYKAVRASISIPGVFVPVRYKDMVLVDGGVIDRVPATVVKDMGADIVIAVDVGFTTEQKRINHIFDVILQSIDVMGKQILSNSIIHADVVIKPPVSHIPPSRFDLVEECDEIGYKAALEKIDDIKKMIAEFEN